The nucleotide sequence CCCCAAACCCCTCTACTACAAGGCGAGGGACTTTGAATAGTTCTCCCCTTCCCACCCCTTTGAGGAAGCAAGCTACAGCAGGGAAGGGGTTAGGGGTTAGATTTCATTCTGATTCCCGCCAGTCAGCTCGATAAATTGCCTGAGATCGATCGCTAAACTCAACCAAAAACGCGATCGCCTGAACATCGCCTGAACATCGCTAAAAGTGAGCTAGCTTGGAACAAAGGCTAGTGTGCCGAAGGAGCAAAACGATGACGAACGGTTTTTTGTTGAGTCGAATTGTTTTGCAGTTTAGTTCTAAGTTTCAGGGGGTTTCTGAAGACCTCTCAGCGGTGATTCACACAAAAGATGGGCACCTGTGGGTTGCCTCCGATGAAGCGGCCACGATCGATCGCTTGTCTTTTGCAGAGCCTTATATTTACAGACACGACAAGCAATTCGCCCTTGCTGATCTGATCAATCTACCCGATCGCAAAAAGGTTGAAGTAGATGTTGAGGGCATGGATTATGCCGATGAATATCTTTGGGTCGTCGGCTCCCACGGTACCAAACGCAAGAAAGTCAAAGACGAAAAAACTGATGAAGAAAATCTGCAACGCTTAACTGAAGTCGAATTTGACCCTAATCGCTACATTCTGGCTCGAATCCCGCTCTGCAATGGAGATTTGGTTAAGTCCTGTCCCCACTCCCAAGACCCGGCCCAACAGTTAACTGCTGCGATCTTAGAACTCACAGCGGGCGGCAATGTCTTGATTGATGCCCTCAAATCTGACCCTCACTTGGGTCCGTTTCTCTCCACCTATACCCAAGCTCAGGACCAGCCTCTACTATTGCCAGGAAAAGATAATGGTTTTGATGTTGAAGGGTTAGCAGTTTATGGCGATCGCATTTTCGTTGGGTTGCGAGGGCCAGTGTTACGCGGCTGGGCAATTATTTTAGAGATCGCCGTGGAGCAGAAAAATCCCGAAACTCTATCCCTAAAACCCATTGGTAAAGAAGGACAACTCTATAAAAAACACTTTTTTGATTTAGGTGGATTAGGCATTCGAGATCTCCATTTTCAAGGCAAAGATCTGTTGATTTTGGCTGGCCCAACGATGGTACTCGACGGCTCCATTCGAGTGTTTCGTCTCACCAAAGCTTTAGATTTGGATGAAAACAGTCTGTGTGAACAAGCAGAGGGAGAGCTAGAACTCTTATTTGATATTCCCTACGGCATCGGGTGCGATCGCGCCGAAGGCATGACCTTGTTTACCTGTATCAGCAACTCTCCCTCACTGATGGTGGTTTATGATGCGCCTTCAGAAACCCGCAAACGAGATCTAAACGGCGTTTTGGCCGATGTTTTCAAACTGTGAGCTTAGTCTTGCGAGTACTCCTGAGGGCCAGAGATTTCGTTGAGTAGGGGCTCTGGACTTTCGCTCTTGGCCTTCCGGGTTTGCCAGGCTGCATAGAAAAATAGAATCGCTAGCAAACAGTAACCCACGGCCCAGTCCCCCCCAGCACCCCAACCCAAGTGGATGATCGTGTCCGCGATCGCCCAGTTGTAGCTGTGCATCAACCCCACCCAAGAGAGTACGGCTGCGGCTAGCGACCACAGGGCGGCTTGCTTAAACTTGCGCTCAATAATATAGACGGTGATTCCTGCGAGGAGCATGGCAGAAAAGATAAATCCTTGCTCTAAGGCAAAGGCTCCGTCAATAAACATGCCGCTGTTTTGGAAGGATTTAATCAGCTCAGGCGCAAACGGCTGAGCAGGAGTGCCCAAACCCGCAGCCCGCAGAGCATTCTTGGCAACCAGTACTCCCCAAGCCGCGATCGCAGGTAACAGTCCCACAACCACGGCTGGAGCATGACGCAGCGGTGTAGCCGTAAAGCTCTGGGCCACAATCACAATTGCAATCCACAGCACGATCGCCATTCCCGCTTCAATGGGCACAAAGTAAGCCAGCAAGCCGACCGTTCCGCTCAAACACAACAGCGCCATCACAACGCCATTAAGCGTCGAATAACCGACTCGCGCACCCAGCGCTTTCCAACCAGGATGGCCAATGTAAATCGTTGTGGGAAAACAAGAACCACAGACGGCTGCCACAATTGTGCCAATGCCATTGACCGCCAAACAAGGAGCAGATGGGTAAGAGTCTCCAGCGGCTTCCGCACTCTCCAAATTCTGAATGCTGCCAATTAAGTTAAACAGGCCCATTGGCAAAATCACGCTCAAGTAATCGATCAAGACCGATCGCCCTTGCCATAACTCGCCTAGCCAGAATCTTGGCAAGTAAACGCCGATGGGTTCTAAAGCCGTTGCAAAGCTAGTCGCATCCCAACCGACCAATCCTGTGCCCCAAGCCAGCCCTATCCCCAGTAGTACCGCTAGCAGCCCCCCTGGAATCGCAAAGCGCACTTGCCCAAAATAAGTCAGAAGAATTACACCCAGAGGGACTAACCCCACAATTGGACTAGCAAACGTGCGAAACAGGAAGTCCATTGCAATGAAGGTTACGGCAATACCACCCAAGGTTGAGAGCAATGCGGCTCTCGGTGCCAGTCGGCGCAAACCCTCCCCAATCCA is from Trichocoleus sp. FACHB-46 and encodes:
- a CDS encoding DUF3616 domain-containing protein codes for the protein MTNGFLLSRIVLQFSSKFQGVSEDLSAVIHTKDGHLWVASDEAATIDRLSFAEPYIYRHDKQFALADLINLPDRKKVEVDVEGMDYADEYLWVVGSHGTKRKKVKDEKTDEENLQRLTEVEFDPNRYILARIPLCNGDLVKSCPHSQDPAQQLTAAILELTAGGNVLIDALKSDPHLGPFLSTYTQAQDQPLLLPGKDNGFDVEGLAVYGDRIFVGLRGPVLRGWAIILEIAVEQKNPETLSLKPIGKEGQLYKKHFFDLGGLGIRDLHFQGKDLLILAGPTMVLDGSIRVFRLTKALDLDENSLCEQAEGELELLFDIPYGIGCDRAEGMTLFTCISNSPSLMVVYDAPSETRKRDLNGVLADVFKL
- a CDS encoding NCS2 family permease; this translates as MQTIDSPRWFVRRDIDGFFGLALDNFIQILVIVSLCQGVLNFPGAILYGRILPGVALSLIVGNFYYAWLAYRQGQREQRDDITALPYGINTVSLFAYVFLVMLPVKLAAIAQGMPPEQAAELAWQAGLVACLGSGLIELAGAWIGEGLRRLAPRAALLSTLGGIAVTFIAMDFLFRTFASPIVGLVPLGVILLTYFGQVRFAIPGGLLAVLLGIGLAWGTGLVGWDATSFATALEPIGVYLPRFWLGELWQGRSVLIDYLSVILPMGLFNLIGSIQNLESAEAAGDSYPSAPCLAVNGIGTIVAAVCGSCFPTTIYIGHPGWKALGARVGYSTLNGVVMALLCLSGTVGLLAYFVPIEAGMAIVLWIAIVIVAQSFTATPLRHAPAVVVGLLPAIAAWGVLVAKNALRAAGLGTPAQPFAPELIKSFQNSGMFIDGAFALEQGFIFSAMLLAGITVYIIERKFKQAALWSLAAAVLSWVGLMHSYNWAIADTIIHLGWGAGGDWAVGYCLLAILFFYAAWQTRKAKSESPEPLLNEISGPQEYSQD